A window of the Archocentrus centrarchus isolate MPI-CPG fArcCen1 chromosome 17, fArcCen1, whole genome shotgun sequence genome harbors these coding sequences:
- the ap1m1 gene encoding LOW QUALITY PROTEIN: AP-1 complex subunit mu-1 (The sequence of the model RefSeq protein was modified relative to this genomic sequence to represent the inferred CDS: inserted 1 base in 1 codon): MSASAVYVLDLKGKVLVCRNYRGDVDMSEIEHFMTLLMDKEEEGTLSPILAHGGVRFMWIKHNNLYLVATSXKNASVSLVFSFLYKIVQVFSEYFKELEEESIRDNFVIIYELMDELMDFGYPQTTDSKILQEYITQEGHKLDTGAPRPPATVTNAVSWRSEGIKYRKNEVFLDVIESVNLLVSANGNVLRSEIVGSIKMRVFLSGMPELRLGLNDKVLFENTGRGKSKSVELEDVKFHQCVRLSRFENDRTISFIPPDGEFELMSYRLNTHVKPLIWIESVIEKHSHSRIEYMIKAKSQFKRRSTANNVEIHIPVPTDADSPKFKTTVGSVKWVPENSEIVWSIKSFPGGKEYLMRAHFGLPSVEAEDKEGKPPISVKFEIPYFTTSGIQVRYLKIIEKSGYQALPWVRYITQNGDYQLRTQ; encoded by the exons ATGTCTGCGAGCGCCGTGTACGTCTTGGATTTGAAGGGAAAG GTCCTGGTGTGCCGAAATTATCGGGGAGATGTGGACATGTCGGAGATCGAGCACTTCATGACCCTTTTAAtggacaaagaggaagaaggcACACTATCTCCAATCCTGGCCCATGGAGGAGTCCGTTTCATGTGGATCAAACACAATAATCTCTACT TGGTTGCAACAT AAAAAAATGCCAGCGTCTCCCTGGTTTTCTCTTTCTTGTACAAAATTGTTCAG GTTTTTTCAGAGTATTTCAAAGAATTGGAGGAGGAGAGCATTAGAGATAACTTTGTTATCATATATGAGCTGATGGATGAGCTGATGGACTTTGGCTACCCTCAGACCACTGACAGCAAGATTCTCCAAGA ATACATAACCCAGGAGGGCCACAAACTGGACACTGGGGCCCCGCGACCCCCTGCCACAGTCACCAACGCTGTCTCCTGGAGGTCAGAGGGCATCAAGTACAGGAAAAATGAGGTCTTCCTGGACGTCATTGAGTCAGTGAACCTCCTG GTTAGTGCCAACGGGAATGTTCTACGCAGTGAGATTGTTGGTTCCATAAAGATGCGTGTCTTCCTGTCTGGAATGCCCGAATTACGGCTCGGTCTCAATGACAAAGTTCTGTTTGAAAATACTGGAC GAGGGAAGAGTAAATCAGTGGAACTGGAGGATGTCAAATTTCACCAGTGTGTCCGTCTGTCTCGCTTTGAGAACGACCGCACGATCTCCTTCATTCCTCCCGACGGGGAGTTTGAGCTCATGTCCTACCGCCTCAACACTCAC GTGAAGCCTCTGATCTGGATTGAGTCTGTTATCGAGAAGCACTCTCACAGTCGGATTGAGTACATGATTAAG GCAAAGAGTCAGTTCAAGAGGCGTTCCACAGCCAACAATGTGGAGATTCACATTCCTGTACCAACGGACGCTGACTCACCCAAATTCAAGACCACAGTGGGCAGCGTGAAGTGGGTGCCTGAGAACAGCGAGATCGTCTGGTCAATTAAGTCTTTCCCT GGTGGAAAGGAGTATTTGATGCGAGCCCACTTCGGTCTGCCGAGTGTAGAGGCTGAAGACAAGGAGGGGAAACCGCCTATCAGCGTCAAGTTTGAGATCCCATACTTCACTACCTCAGGCATCCAG GTGCGTTATCTAAAGATCATTGAGAAGAGCGGATATCAGGCCCTGCCGTGGGTGCGCTACATCACCCAAAACGGAG ATTATCAGCTCCGGACCCAGTAG